One part of the Nitrospira sp. genome encodes these proteins:
- a CDS encoding DUF2127 domain-containing protein, whose product MQMSDPPHRSSLAPIALFKVWKGLLVLLAGSGFLRWIDPEIDAFLSPLLDGLHVTAHQRLLHALVLTVDALPRHSVVVMSLVSLGYAALLLIEGFGLWSEASWAAYLTVISTCVLLPGEWHLVMRDWSMSGAAVLAVNIVIVAYLLRRLADETLR is encoded by the coding sequence ATGCAGATGAGCGACCCGCCGCACCGGTCGAGCCTTGCGCCCATTGCGCTCTTCAAGGTGTGGAAAGGGTTATTAGTCCTGCTTGCGGGCTCAGGCTTTCTCCGCTGGATCGACCCGGAGATCGACGCCTTCTTGTCCCCCCTGCTCGACGGACTGCATGTGACGGCCCACCAACGGCTGCTGCATGCGTTGGTGCTCACGGTTGACGCACTGCCACGCCATAGCGTGGTGGTGATGAGCCTGGTCAGCTTGGGCTATGCCGCTTTGCTGTTGATCGAAGGATTCGGCCTGTGGAGTGAGGCGTCGTGGGCCGCCTACCTGACGGTCATTTCCACCTGTGTTCTGCTGCCGGGGGAATGGCATCTGGTCATGCGCGACTGGTCGATGTCGGGCGCGGCGGTGCTGGCGGTGAACATTGTCATTGTGGCGTACCTCTTACGCCGGCTGGCCGACGAGACCTTACGCTGA
- a CDS encoding nuclear transport factor 2 family protein — protein sequence MHEHFAQRLADDWIAAWNRHDLQAILSHYAPDIEFTSPFVSALSADASGTIRGLDRVRTYFRQGLTAYPDLRFELVRVLVGVGSLVLYYRSSVQGLLAAEMMIVNGEGLIQTVRVHYVKE from the coding sequence ATGCACGAGCACTTCGCCCAGCGCCTGGCTGACGATTGGATCGCAGCCTGGAACCGGCACGACCTCCAGGCCATTCTGAGCCACTATGCACCGGACATCGAGTTTACCAGCCCGTTTGTATCCGCGCTATCCGCAGATGCGTCCGGTACAATCCGAGGCCTCGACCGGGTGCGGACGTATTTTCGACAGGGACTCACCGCCTATCCGGACCTGCGCTTTGAGCTCGTCCGAGTCCTCGTAGGTGTGGGCAGCCTCGTCTTGTACTATCGCAGCAGCGTGCAGGGATTGCTGGCGGCGGAAATGATGATCGTCAACGGCGAGGGCCTGATTCAAACGGTCCGCGTGCACTATGTGAAGGAATAA
- a CDS encoding GIY-YIG nuclease family protein, translated as MMWIVYILECADGSLYTGITNDLARRLRAHASGRGAKYTKRRGPFTVRYTESWESKGAALQREAAIKSLDRAAKQALLAAGP; from the coding sequence ATGATGTGGATCGTCTATATTCTGGAATGCGCCGATGGCAGCCTCTACACAGGCATCACAAACGACTTGGCGCGGCGCCTGCGCGCGCATGCCAGCGGGAGGGGCGCGAAGTACACGAAACGGCGGGGACCGTTTACGGTGCGGTACACCGAATCGTGGGAAAGCAAGGGTGCAGCCTTGCAACGTGAGGCCGCGATCAAATCATTGGATCGGGCGGCCAAGCAGGCGCTGCTGGCTGCTGGTCCCTAA
- a CDS encoding AAA family ATPase codes for MAGATGPRQKKQASQPKQTRPAKKTRSARAGQPSGAVIVLSGATPLRRQKAAEVLAEELQLHLASVDLSAVVSAHARETEKNVTRVFDMANRHGSILFFDEADALFGKRSRVQDARDRFAQADVSYLLQSIEKHQGLVIVATNGKSRIEDAFSPEKPVIVLGGTAKRSSSKKKPTTPAATSKKKAPRTR; via the coding sequence ATGGCAGGTGCAACAGGGCCCCGGCAAAAGAAGCAGGCCTCGCAACCAAAGCAGACCAGGCCTGCGAAGAAGACCAGGAGCGCACGTGCCGGCCAACCATCCGGTGCGGTGATCGTGTTGTCCGGAGCCACCCCACTCCGCCGGCAAAAAGCGGCGGAGGTGTTGGCGGAGGAGCTGCAATTGCACCTTGCCAGCGTGGATTTGTCGGCGGTCGTGAGTGCCCATGCCCGCGAGACAGAAAAAAACGTGACACGCGTGTTTGACATGGCGAATCGCCATGGATCGATTCTGTTTTTCGACGAGGCGGATGCCCTGTTCGGGAAGCGCAGCCGGGTCCAGGATGCGCGGGATCGGTTCGCACAGGCTGACGTATCGTACCTCTTGCAGAGCATCGAAAAGCATCAGGGGCTCGTCATTGTTGCGACAAACGGCAAGAGTCGGATCGAGGACGCCTTCTCTCCGGAAAAGCCTGTGATTGTCTTGGGGGGAACTGCGAAAAGATCGTCGTCGAAGAAGAAGCCGACTACACCAGCGGCAACATCCAAGAAGAAGGCGCCGCGCACAAGATGA
- a CDS encoding tetratricopeptide repeat protein has protein sequence MIGFWFLFLWCLPAQVWAVSPGEVTPAASPNQLSGHELLRIGEVHDKQEHWPETLTYYQLALSKFREKKQQQGIATALMKIARVHERQGKLQEAHTSLQEAEHLFAQAADRSAHAEALLAMGRVAAQLGQREESRDALMRAAALFTRVRNARGWNETMVQLGLLQVVEGSADAGLSSLQQAAEEARTRRHVDQQFTATVALGDAYWLLGRLEDARTHYLDALALAQTEHHLPFEGMLHLRLARLDQGKETLNDRVALGKRAIQIAQAIHDTAAEAEAWSLLADLHRQSGQQAEADAAETRALALYRSRELFVHGVQ, from the coding sequence ATGATCGGTTTCTGGTTCCTCTTCCTTTGGTGCCTGCCGGCTCAGGTCTGGGCCGTTTCGCCGGGAGAGGTCACGCCTGCCGCCTCGCCGAACCAGCTCTCCGGCCATGAATTGCTTCGCATCGGCGAGGTTCACGACAAACAGGAACATTGGCCCGAGACGTTGACCTATTACCAACTCGCCTTGTCGAAGTTCCGGGAGAAGAAGCAACAGCAGGGCATTGCCACCGCCCTCATGAAGATCGCGCGCGTGCATGAGCGGCAAGGCAAACTGCAAGAGGCCCATACATCGTTGCAGGAGGCCGAGCACTTGTTCGCGCAGGCTGCTGATCGATCCGCTCATGCCGAAGCGCTGCTGGCGATGGGTCGTGTGGCCGCACAACTGGGACAACGTGAGGAGTCTCGCGACGCGCTGATGAGAGCCGCCGCTCTCTTCACCCGCGTGAGGAATGCAAGAGGGTGGAACGAAACGATGGTGCAGTTGGGACTGCTGCAGGTCGTCGAAGGCTCGGCCGATGCCGGTCTCTCGTCCTTGCAGCAGGCGGCGGAGGAGGCTCGCACTCGACGCCATGTCGATCAGCAGTTCACCGCGACCGTCGCGCTCGGAGACGCTTATTGGCTGCTGGGGCGACTCGAAGACGCACGCACGCACTACCTGGACGCACTGGCGCTGGCCCAGACGGAGCATCACCTGCCGTTCGAAGGCATGCTGCATCTGCGGCTCGCCCGACTCGATCAAGGGAAGGAGACGCTGAATGACCGCGTGGCGCTGGGGAAACGCGCCATTCAAATTGCGCAGGCGATACACGATACCGCCGCGGAGGCCGAGGCCTGGTCGCTCCTCGCAGACCTTCACCGGCAATCAGGGCAGCAAGCGGAAGCGGACGCGGCGGAGACGCGGGCACTGGCTCTCTATCGTAGCCGGGAACTCTTCGTGCACGGCGTGCAGTAG
- a CDS encoding TCR/Tet family MFS transporter, producing MAPVMTHIPPSPHPRQAAIYFILVTVVLDMLSFGIIIPVLPKLVEEFLGGDTAQAAEIYGLMGTAWALMQFVCSPIQGALSDRFGRRPVVLLSNLGLGLDFILMALAPTVSWLFAGRVISGIASSSFSTAGAYIADVTPPEKRAAAFGMMGASFGLGFVLGPAVGGLLGAIDPRWPFWGAAATSLLNACYGFFVLPESLAVEKRAPFQWRRANPVGALILLRSHHELFGLATANFLMNLAHAVLPSVAVLYLGYRYGWGPSAVGFTLAAVGICAMIVQGTLVRPITAKLGERRTLLTGLLCGATGFAIYGLAPTPFVYCLGIPVMAFWGLAGPSAQVFMTRRVSASEQGQLQGAIACLTGIAGLLGPTLFTQTFAAFIGPQADWHLPGAPYLLSTVLLLIGAGTAWRATRPV from the coding sequence ATGGCGCCGGTTATGACGCACATTCCGCCTTCACCTCACCCGCGCCAAGCGGCGATCTATTTTATCCTCGTGACCGTCGTGCTCGACATGTTGTCGTTCGGGATCATCATTCCCGTGCTGCCGAAGCTGGTCGAGGAGTTTCTCGGCGGTGACACGGCGCAGGCGGCAGAGATTTATGGCCTCATGGGCACGGCATGGGCGTTGATGCAGTTTGTCTGCTCACCGATTCAAGGCGCTCTATCGGATCGGTTCGGGCGTCGTCCGGTTGTCCTCCTGTCTAATCTTGGTCTCGGCCTCGATTTCATTCTGATGGCCTTGGCGCCGACTGTCTCCTGGCTGTTCGCCGGACGGGTGATTTCCGGCATCGCGTCATCGAGCTTCAGCACGGCGGGCGCCTACATCGCCGATGTAACGCCTCCGGAGAAACGGGCTGCGGCATTCGGCATGATGGGCGCCTCGTTCGGACTCGGTTTCGTGTTGGGCCCGGCCGTGGGGGGACTCTTGGGCGCCATCGATCCACGCTGGCCCTTTTGGGGAGCGGCGGCGACCAGTCTGCTCAATGCCTGTTATGGATTTTTTGTGTTGCCGGAATCACTCGCGGTTGAAAAACGGGCGCCGTTTCAATGGCGCCGAGCCAATCCGGTCGGGGCATTGATCCTGCTGCGCTCCCATCACGAACTCTTCGGCCTCGCGACGGCCAATTTTCTGATGAATCTGGCGCACGCCGTGTTGCCCAGCGTGGCCGTGTTGTATCTGGGGTATCGGTACGGCTGGGGTCCGTCGGCGGTCGGCTTCACGCTGGCGGCGGTCGGGATCTGCGCCATGATCGTCCAAGGCACATTGGTGCGGCCCATCACGGCGAAACTGGGAGAGCGCCGGACATTGCTCACGGGACTCCTGTGTGGCGCGACCGGCTTTGCCATCTACGGCCTTGCGCCCACGCCGTTTGTCTATTGCCTGGGTATTCCGGTGATGGCGTTTTGGGGGCTCGCCGGTCCCTCCGCGCAGGTCTTCATGACGCGCCGGGTGAGCGCATCAGAACAGGGACAGTTGCAAGGGGCGATTGCGTGCCTGACCGGCATCGCGGGGCTACTCGGGCCGACGTTGTTCACACAGACGTTTGCGGCCTTCATCGGCCCGCAAGCCGACTGGCACCTACCGGGCGCGCCCTATTTGCTCTCGACGGTGCTGCTGTTGATCGGGGCGGGGACCGCCTGGCGCGCGACCAGGCCGGTGTGA
- a CDS encoding tetratricopeptide repeat protein, whose translation MGQAGRCAGMIVALCGLLLTAACGGPSADANCELNGKHNQSTLDLLTHVLEQKRNQTGLYLARARCYYYLGSYAQALQDASEVIRRLPNKADAYLVRAKAGKMLGQIPQALDDYSTSIRLRPSAEAHYGRGLTYVREYQGKDGEALDDFTAAIRFDPKHVGAYKARAEIYSRHEQFQNALQDAEIVLKLDPDTPNAYCNVGFAHYALGHDTEGRKLLNTCYQKDPDPQTRGYYETEVRKVLVARQPRPNSGGGYQSDVREKTQYDRDMERQQNVYESLRNSGFNDRAEACRMDGSKC comes from the coding sequence ATGGGACAAGCCGGTCGTTGTGCGGGCATGATCGTCGCGCTGTGCGGTCTCCTCCTGACAGCGGCCTGTGGCGGTCCATCCGCGGACGCCAACTGCGAGCTGAATGGCAAGCACAATCAGTCCACCCTCGACCTCCTCACTCACGTACTCGAACAAAAACGCAATCAGACCGGTCTGTATCTCGCGCGGGCCCGCTGTTATTACTATCTCGGGTCCTACGCGCAGGCGCTGCAGGATGCGTCGGAAGTCATTCGCCGCCTGCCGAACAAAGCCGACGCCTATCTCGTCCGCGCCAAGGCCGGTAAGATGCTCGGTCAGATTCCGCAGGCCCTGGATGACTATTCGACCTCGATTCGTCTTCGTCCCAGTGCCGAAGCGCACTATGGCCGCGGATTGACCTATGTACGCGAGTATCAGGGGAAGGACGGCGAAGCCCTCGACGATTTCACCGCTGCAATCCGTTTCGATCCCAAACATGTCGGCGCCTACAAAGCCCGCGCGGAAATCTACAGCCGCCACGAACAGTTTCAGAATGCCCTGCAGGATGCTGAAATCGTCCTGAAGCTCGACCCGGACACGCCGAATGCCTACTGCAACGTTGGATTTGCTCATTACGCGCTCGGACATGACACTGAAGGGCGCAAGCTCTTGAACACCTGTTACCAGAAAGATCCAGACCCTCAAACCCGCGGGTATTACGAGACCGAGGTGCGCAAAGTGCTCGTGGCGCGACAGCCAAGGCCGAATTCCGGTGGCGGGTATCAGTCGGATGTGCGGGAAAAGACTCAGTACGATCGGGACATGGAACGGCAGCAGAATGTCTACGAAAGCTTACGCAATTCAGGTTTTAACGATCGTGCGGAAGCGTGTCGGATGGATGGATCGAAATGTTAG